CATCTCTCCCCTGATCCGCCTCCGGCCCTCCTCCCTCCCAGACATTTTTGGTTTCTGTTTTAGTGTGTGGGCGTCTGGAATCCGCTCCTTAAAGGGGGTTgtgtcacggccctgctggtgtgcccgttggccaccagatgtcactgtgtgtgtcagcacatggcttattgtttgttgtttgtgccatgtgctctcctgtctattgtctgaccccgccctccttgttatctcattattgtttcagttccttcacctgtgtcctcctcgtttggctccccatatagtctcctggtgtctgcagtcctgtgctgtGTCGTTGTTAATGTTGGATGTTTGATGTCGTGTGTGGGTTGGTATAAATGTATTGCAgctctctgcctgcctgcctgcctgtttttccccttcggggtggtttttgttcatttttgtttctccttttttattaaaaagacccacttctcctgcacttgagtcctcgcctcatctcttGACCATCCCGTGACACCACTTACACATTCTACTATATACTTTTTAGattatagacggtttcaaccatagacataatatacgtagactcctcatagactgacgctgcctattggagctgacgtacagcgcggccgccatcttggatgggtCTCCAATGCGCCCCCCCTGCATTTATTTCTACTGAGGAAGGTGTACAATAATCATAACTCCCCGAATTTTTACCGGATTTTCACACGGTTTGGTTTGTTACAAACGGCAGAGATTTAGTTATGATACAGGACGCTGTCACACATTGAAAAATACGTGCTTTCATGCTAAAAGACTTATTACGTATTATGCTCTTTAACAAAGACATATGGTAGGCTATGGCATattgataaatgtataaatgaatgaattttatattttaataaagaaacaagtttgttcatttgaatttatttctctctctctctcacgcacacacacacacacacacacacacacacacacacacactcactcagtcactcactcactcacacacacacacacacgtgaaaagaacttaaacaacttaaaatactccataatgtttgctcataaaggtaagagtaatacatcattcggaactgtaaagggtctactgttatttgtgtgcattcacaatatcaacaaaaccttgtgcttttattaaaataaataggaaaacagaggatgcgcttgccgtctcgtcttgaacaggagcgcttcacaatgatgaactgaaactcaacgaattgagtcacaaatatgataaatatatctatagaaagctttaaattactaaataattcaaatcgaaaaccaaaactttttcattatgtaatccgtaaagatgcatttctctctaaaggcacgttcaatgaggagatggcaagtcatttttcatcacagtctaaaatataaaaatgagggaaagcctaaaacaggcccgattatatttttttcagatttttacgCTGCTCTTTAATtccttaacatttaaaggaagcaaaatgctttaaaaacagctttaaaaattattccagatgattttaaagaacttttcactataaattttacgggtagcttgaatgtaaaacattgtcatgactTTCGTTGTATtatcatttgtaaaataggctacaaattaattgtggTAGTCTAACCTGAcctgtttataagcagaaatggactttggcatgcaaaagactgatacgttcattattaatggcatggccggttcagtcgacagaaatacggcTATAAactactgctgaaatgtttgcgggacaaatctcaggtcagtctgagcgctcatggcACGCACAGTGCGTccagccgtacacctgcaggcgccactgaccacaaatgacacaagcatGAAATGATGGTTCTCAATTCTGAAGTGGGTTTCTGCAATGTGCTCCCCGAGTAAGAACACATCCTCTGAAagttgaagaacagaaaaaaacagcaagagatAATGAGAGAGAGAACCAGTTCCTGCTGTAATAATGTTACACGTAACGTTAGTTACgatgacataatattataaatggtaaaataaccaaaattattgttcaatcttaCTTGTGAAAGGTAATCCCACGCGATCTGGTATCTGCACGGGTTATTGCAACAGTAAACTGCACAAACTACGGGCATAAATTGCTCGTTCTCCGTTGACTCCGCTGCTAGCGTAGAGTGAGGAGACCCAACCAATATGGCGGCGACGCTGGATTACGTTCCAGCATGtcatgaggcgtctacgtatattatgtctatggtttcaacggcaacaacataaacaaacgttactgcgcacgcgcgcttttgtggccctaacttaacttctgGTAGACTTCCAAATCTAATCAATAACAACAGCTTGAGTCCATCTTGAGTAgattatttttgatatcaagcaaaatatgtttgctgcgtaaatcgACGgactaattaaaaatgcaatgccATTCTGCTTTAAAGCGGGAGAAAGacactgtacacaaagcagagctccgctcacaaacaatgctttatcaggcatataacatgcaagattaaatgaaaatgacatcaaaaATTTTCTATAGACAgtcttccttcagaaatacagtgatataaaacaCCAGCacctcgttttgatttttaaacgtgcaGTATACAtatgtttattcaacaaagccttttggaaaattggtcagttttgatatcgtgGCAGGTCgccagaaataaataaatgtatgggaaacaAAACCCAGggcacaacaacctgagcccaacttcattactcatcactttaactgCGTTTGTAGCCTTATTATGAATTGTTCTCTCCTTTTATTTCCCTTCTTACTTTCCATACCTACtttattttggatcaaatacaAGTGCCTTCCTTTAATTTTATGATCCCACTGTTGTTCCCATTTTTCCATTATGTTTTTTTCACACTAAACTCTTCCCTTCTGATTctgataatttaattttgaCATCAACATGCTATTTTTTTGTTGCATCTTTTGTCAGTCTATCTACTTTCTCATTCCCCTGGATGCCCACATGAATGTAATGCTTCTCCCTTGCCTGCTTAGTCTTGagtttataaataaaatctcaTAAAGTAATTCTTGATGATTTCTATTTATACCAGACTTTATAGCCTACTCATAAGGGCAGATAAAGTGAGTCCCGTAAATTATCGTTCCATGTGTGTATGGAACAAGACTCACTCTCGAAACTGTGATGATTGACAGCTTGGAAACTATAGCAACATTTTTGCATCTTGCATGTATATTGTCCGTTATTGTGACCAAAGTAATATTACAGTGAAAAAACGCtcgttatttttcatattttatatcattCTGCTTGATGTTGTCCATGTAAGGATATAGTAAATTTGAAAAGATGCAAGGTGTTTGAAGCATGTTACTGTATGTTGATTGTACAGTGTGACCCCTTGTATTAGCAATTAAATCACAAATATGTAGAATtgataaacaattaaacaataaaaactaaataaaacacttaGCAGCAAATAcgatcattttatttgtttagtttaatgTCGTGACCATGAACCAGCATTAGAGAACCATGAATATACATAGCTAACATCAATGTTTTAACATGTGAGTGAGTTCAAAGTAAGCATGAATGTAAAGCATCAAATTAAACTAGAAACTGCTTTGTGAAgactatggaagcttgtttctgccactgaataaaaaaaatgaattaaaggtAAAAAGGCAacttttttatctcacaattctgatttttactgtatatctcacaattctaaacTTCTAAGACAAAATtgtgtgagtttatatcttgcaattctgaggaaaaaagaattgcgatataaaaaatgaacaaatctgagaaaaagtcagaattgcgagtttatctTTGAATTCTGACTTCATAACTTCACTACTGCGACTTTAaatcacacaattctgactttcttgcaattgcaagttcatcttgtaattatgactttataactcgtaattttgagtttatatgttgCAAATAACTCTAAAATGTGAGTCTATATCTCACAAacctgacttttttttctctcataaaattgtgagatagtcgcaattaccttttacattttttttagtcCATGGCAAAAACAAGATTCCATATAAGGCTAAAATGATTTGATACTCTCTTTCCATTTTTTCTATAAGTGCAGGATACTTATTTCTATCGCAGCAGTGTTTCAATCACAGTGATTCTTGCAACCCTCGGTCACCAGCGTGAGATGAAATCAATAGGAGATTATGAAAAATGCACCCAATTTGGTTACCAATGAAAAACAAGCTTCTACAAAACatatcaagtaaaaaaaaaaggcctgtTCATAATAAAgacgataactataacaataactgtCACACTAATGGACCATAATTGTCTATTTATGCACTGCAGTTATGtcgtctgccactttaaatgctcaagctttTTAATGTCATATAGATTTTGATTGGCTGGCTTTTTTATTCATCACGATTCTGAAATTGATTCCAatgatattgtttttacatattGTTATCCTTTAGCTGTGATGCTTCTCTAATCTCaaagaattaaaacaattattaaatgattaaaatgtgaACAGGTTTCAGGCTGAATTGAGCTGATTATCTTTATCGCAGCTGCTCTGTTTCTGCAAATACACtcaaaaagaacattttgtacATGTAAAAAACTACATTCATTCATAAAGGAGAGTGAATGAACTAAGAGTGATACATATGCATTATaggaaaattaaacaaattgaaaaaaaacaaaaaaataattatttaattcatatcGTAAAGCAAAATGATATTAGTTTGAGTTGAAACTGCTGGTATTGAAGATGACAACTTTGGATGATGTTGTGATTTACATGGAAGAAGGTTGGGTTATCATATGGCACAACCAGAAATgaacaatgaaattaattttctacctattagattgtgttttattaacatctacacctaccccttacaaGAATGAAAAAgtagtaattattgttgtacagtgtgacaaaaattatgctgtgttgatgtgcgcatgcccagtagcgccatacgtatcccttctagccttaaccgGGTCAGGTTTGCTGAGAATGCAGCGTCACACTTGAAAGGGCTGGATCTGAATGTGATTTCATACTGTGATTCTGTGATTTCAGACAACTTTTTTTTGAATGACTGAGCAGAGAAGAGAAATGAGTGAAACTTCTCCCACAGGCAGGGCAGTgatacggcttctctccagtgtggattttcATGTGTTCCTTAAGGTGTACTTTTTGTGTGAAACtgttcccgcactgatcacatgtgtgtgatttctctccagtgtggattttcAAGTGTATCTTTAGGTTTCCGCTGTGTgcgaaactcttcccacactgatcacacgtGTGCGgactctctccagtgtggatatTCATGTGATTATTAAGTGTAGTGCTTCgtctgaaactcttcccgcactgatcacatgtgtacggCTTCTCTCTAGTGTGTATTTTCATGTGATCATTAAGGTTTGCTTTTCGTCTGAagctcttcccgcactgatcacatgtgtgcggCCTCTCTCCTGTGTGGACGCTCATGTGCTTTTTAAGTGCTGATTTTAGCGTGAATTTCTTactgcactgatcacatgtatGTAgattctctccagtgtggatcctctcatgtgctTTCAGAGATGATGAATTgttgaatctcttgtcacagtgtgaacacttataaCGTTTTTCTCCAATGTGAACTCTCTTGTGTTGTTTCAGTTCAGAATCTGTAAAAAAAGTCTTTCCACAATCAAAGCACATACGATCCTTCACACCTCTGTGTCTTTTCTGATGCTGTTTTAAGGCAAAACGGTGACTAAAACATTTTCCACATAAAGCACACACATGAGGCTTCTCCTTTGTGTGAACTTTCAGATGGTTCTTCAGAGATACTGCCCAAATAAAGGTTTTATCACATTGATCACAGTTAAATGATCTTTCTCCAGAATGAGAACGCAGATGTAATTTAAGAGCGAATGCCTGTTTGAatctcttcccgcactgatcacatgtgtacggCTTCTCTCAGTGTGGATTTTTATGTGTTCCTTAAGGGCTCCTTTTTGTGTGAAAGCACttccgcactgatcacatgtgtgcgctttctctccagtgtggattttcATGTGATATTTCAAGTATCCTTTttttgtgaaactcttcccgcactgatcacatgtgtgctgcttctctccagtgtgggtTTTCACGTTTTTCTTAAGATGTCCTTTCCGTGTGAAACTCTTGGAAGATTTTTCTCTGGTTTTGACAAGTTTTTCTTCAACTTCACTCAGTTCTTCACTCTCCTCGTTCTCTTCCATCAAGTCTAAAAAGGAGGCAAAAAGATTCTGCATTAGCATTGTTCTGTTATGATATAATTGTCctcttttaaaaataagaatttcttcaaattcaaaattaagTGATGTAATTTGGACCATTTCTAATTTTGGTGGGAAGTAGGCCTGTGCCAGTGAATGTGACAACCGGACCAGTGTGGTGGCAGGATACCAGTGGAGGTGGTATGCggtgggggaaaaaagaacTGGATATTGGGTCAAGAGTTAAATACAAAACTATGTTTTGAAGGATCCTAGATAGCAACATtggtgttttatttaatttttttcaatatatgttttttaattttatatacttACTTTATAGACAGCAATATAATTACCAcattcaagacccagaaaggtagtaaggacatcattaaaatagtccatgtgacatcagtggttcaaccataattttatgaagctagaATACTTTCTTtgtgtaaagaaattaaaaataatgactttattcaacaatttcttcttttcTCTTCCTTGAATGTAGTAGTTGTGATACTGTCTATGGAAGaacagaaagctctcagatttcatccaaaatatcttcatttgtgttccgaagatgaacaaaggtcttacaggtttgggtgagtaattaatgacagtattaaaatttttgggtgaactaaccctttaatgtggTAATGAAGGAGCGCGGAGACATAGGAGAATAAACTTAAGTCTTTATTTCAGGAAACAGGTATAGGAACACACACGTAGGAAGAGGGTAGACTTACAAgcaggcccggattaacacagtgtagtgccctagggtgaccacatttttccccttaattttattaaaggtAGGCTATGTCAttgtcaaattcaaaaaaatatatttttccaaaatttctaataaaaaaaaaatagaataataacAGGTAGAATATTAAGAATAcagtattaataaaaagaaatcaatattaacaaaattagtttccactacaaagttggcacagaagaacacaaaagtggcatgtaggtaaatttacagacatttacagaggctcagaggtggcatgtttgattgaaatgatttaaataactgaaatgacactttaaacataaaaattaaactgccagtaggtggcggcaaatCACTGATtttttcactgaatcattcattcaactgattcgtttgaacaggtgattcattcaggaacaaagcaAGTGactgcctgcgtcccaatgtgcatatccatcctaaattctatgtgatattagtaatttccaatactatttagggcagatatggtggatagtatgcacattgggaagCAGGTATaatctttatgaatgggtaattgaatcactgactcactagattcatttaaaaacgcaggttcattcataaatgaaacaccgctgtgtttgaatggagatgcgcagcggctcagctgtgactgtttgaaactattttccttgattaaaatat
The sequence above is a segment of the Onychostoma macrolepis isolate SWU-2019 chromosome 22, ASM1243209v1, whole genome shotgun sequence genome. Coding sequences within it:
- the LOC131530919 gene encoding gastrula zinc finger protein XlCGF8.2DB-like isoform X1 yields the protein MCFDCGKTFFTDSELKQHKRVHIGEKRYKCSHCDKRFNNSSSLKAHERIHTGENLHTCDQCSKKFTLKSALKKHMSVHTGERPHTCDQCGKSFRRKANLNDHMKIHTREKPYTCDQCGKSFRRSTTLNNHMNIHTGESPHTCDQCGKSFAHSGNLKIHLKIHTGEKSHTCDQCGNSFTQKVHLKEHMKIHTGEKPYHCPACGRSFTHFSSLLSHSKKSCLKSQNHSMKSHSDPALSSVTLHSQQT
- the LOC131530919 gene encoding gastrula zinc finger protein XlCGF57.1-like isoform X2, with protein sequence MEHEDTEEHRDLMEENEESEELSEVEEKLVKTREKSSKSFTRKGHLKKNVKTHTGEKQHTCDQCGKSFTKKGYLKYHMKIHTGEKAHTCDQCGSAFTQKGALKEHIKIHTERSRTHVISAGRDSNRHSLLNYICVLILEKDHLTVINVIKPLFGQYL